ACAAAGCTGCATTGCCTTTTGATGGTCCTGGAAGGCCTGCAGCTGGGACATAGAGACAGGCTGGGAATTTGCAGCTTGCCATAATTGTTGTCTAACTTTGAATAATTACTGACACAGTACTCTTGAAGTGTACTGGATTACATGAATGTTATATACGGATAATCTATTGCTTGGCTTCCTAAATAGAAATTCCAGAGGGAATAGCCTTGTTAATATGTCAACTGAATATAAACAGTTAAATTAAACGCATTTAGGTTGGTTTGGCTTTGGCTAGTCTCCTTTTCTATCCAGCAGTTAAAAGGGGTATACAAAAAGTGGCATAATATATCAATCCCTTAAGctctaatattttaaaaaaaatacaaaatggggtCTGTGGCTGGTTTCAGACTGACTACTCATTGCAATTCTTTTCAATATAGGGTGCATCTGAAAAAGACATTGTCCATTCTGGTTTGGCCTACACCATGGAGCGTTCTGCTAGGGTATGTATTACGTAAGGGTGGAAGCTTTAAAATTGTGTTGACACCTTATCTCCAGAGGTATTGCAGAGGCACATAATAGTGTGACATTGTTCCTTCTCACTCTAGTTTCTGGATTGCATTAGTTAATCAGCATTGGGTACCCTACACAGAACATTAAATGAACTCTTTTATTTTTCTAACTTGCTGATTAGCAAAAAATAATATTCTACCTATAAATTTAGCAACAAGTAGTGGAGGCTGTTCTGCCTGGTGAAGTGCTTGGGGAGTGTTGCTTTAGGCTACCCTGTGCCCTGTTGCAAGCTCAATAGTAAGCCCTTTTGAGCAGAGTGTGTACATGCATATGATTGCTCTGTCTGTCTCAGCCAAACCAGAGTGAATACACTGAGGCAGCTCCTCATTCCTACCATTGTCTGGAATGGCAGCTGACTTAAAATGGTTTGTTCTGTCATCAGTTCTGTGGTGTGTTTCTCAGCATCTTCCAGGATTAAGAGTAGCTGAATGTCAATGCCCCAATATTAAGACAGAATGGATAGGTCCCTGTGCTTAATAAATTGTAGAAGTATTCATTTACCACTTTATTGGCTACCTTGTGCCATTTAGAAATTGAATATGAAGCCCGAGCTAATTAAGGAGCATTATATTCCTTGTTCAATGGCTTCTCCAAGTCTGATCAATATTAGCATTGTGTGTGTATTCAATAAGAGCTCGGTAAATATTTTGTACTCACGCTGTAACATTTTTGTATTCTCCAGCAAATCATGCGTACTGCTATGAAGTACAATCTAGGTCTAGACTTGAGAACAGCTGCCTACGTCAATGCAATTGAGAAAGTCTTCAAGGTGTACAATGAAGCTGGTGTGACCTTCACATAAACGGATAGTCATCTGCCAAGGTCTGGCACCCTGTTGCATACCCTCTTCAGAAAGCGTATTTCAAGTTTACATATAACCACAGAAATCCCTCTTTTCTCACTTAACTATAGCAGATATGATTCTCTGTTGGCTTCAGTTTGAGTTAGTCTTtcatcattaaataaataaataaatctgtgggtTAGTGCTTCATGCCGAAAGATATCTAAAGATAACCATTTCATATGCACttgttttgggggaaggggggaggttcCAAGTATTCTTTGCCATGAAACTTTAAAAAGGTACCTTTTTATTGTATGAACCTGTGGTCTAGCCACAATAAGCAACCTAGCGAAGCTTCAGATCACACGAGTGTGTGCTATTGGAGCAAATAGCCAACTATTCatgcactttggttttcaaacaataACTCTCCCAGCTTTGGCACTTTGAATAAAGGCCTTGGATGATCAATGCAGTGGCATTATCAGCGACAGAACAGGCCTCCTGCAGGGAATATCTTTGATAGGATTCTCATTTTTACACTTAGCAGCATCATACACCTGGTTCTCCTTAGgcaatgtgtgtgtttctttttataaCCTGTGCTCCTGTTACAGGGATGCCTTGAAATCATGTACTCATCCTCTACTCAAGCACTGCAAGGTGCATGTAAAAAGATGGGTTCCAGGAGCTAGTATTTTTATAAGCTGAAGCATTATCATTGTTGTACAGGCACCCAGCGAAATTATCTCTTGTGTTTAATCTTATTGCAGCATATTCAttaaacttgttttttaaaagaagaattgaCATGTACTTGAGCATAATCTTAGGTAGTCCAAAGAATTTGTGTAGCCTCTTACTCAGTTGTGTTTTATTGTCTGAGAGCTTTTAGCGTTAGCTATTGCCTCAATGAACAATTAAATCATTGGCAACAAGGAGGCAAGCTGCTACTACAAACTTTGTGTAGTGGCTTAACATGCTGactttgttctctcttttttggtggtTTGCATATTCTGAACATAAATACTGGTAGTTTAATACAGAGGGGGCCTTGAAGCCAGGACTCAATCAGAGTTTTGAGGATTCTTGATAGGTATTTTGTCCAGAGGAGTCCTATAAAAGTGCCAGGTGTATTTATGTAATGAATatgaattgttttttaaaaacaaaaaacaacccaagcCTTCCCAGAACTCATGCTTTTTTCTAGCGACTTTGTAACTCATGACATAACATGGTAACAAAAGCAATTATTAAAAGTTGACCTTTCCAAACATATGCTGGTTTGTGTTTTTCACAACATCATGAGAGCTGAAACGTTCAGTGTAAATAGAGTGCAGCTGGATTTGGAATGAGACAGAGAACTTTTCAGCCATCTTTCATAGTACTGGTAATCAAATTTGTACAATGTGTTCTTTGGTTTTGATTGGGATGATACAAAGGAGTTACTGATCCATTTTATTCCTGACTGCTGTAAAACACATGCAAACTGTTTTTATAGTTTCTCTCAAAACTTTGAAGTTTTTCCAAATAGTTTTCATGAAATGGAGTTTCATCTGAGCTTTGCACACAGGATCTTcacagtggggtggggaggctcccCCACTCACATAGAATGTTGCGTGTTACCTGAGGAGTATTTAGTAAGATGATGCATAGTTAAAGCCACATACTACATTTTACATGTGTACTCGAGTCTCGCATAAAATGTGTATGCCCACTTAACACGCCCTAGCGCCTTCTGCAAAACCAGCCTCATGAACACTTCTCAATACAGTGTATTGAACCACCATGTAAAACATGCACCTTGTTAGTTACAATGAAACAGAGTTTTAAGATTAATTTAACGAAACGTATAGGGATTTATAGCTTCACTTTTAATGAAGGTGTAAAGAATATATGCCAAACACCTGAAGAATTTCTGTCCATTAAATATATAATAAGAGAAAACAGTATAATAGGTTTAAGTTGAAACGTTCTTCTGGTCTTCGCTTTGTCCAAAGGCTGTGCCCCAGGCAGTTGCCTGGCTTGTTAGGCTTTGTGCAGCCTTTTCTCCAGTATCCTGTGCAGCTTTGCAGGTGTCATCTACCActtcaaaacaaaaagcaaaacaatttaagGAGGTGAGAGACAATGGCTGACTACATATGTGGTTTGCTTTTTCTATAAGATGTAGAACTGTATTGGAAGTGCAAGTGTGCATGAGGGGGGAGAGTCTACATGCTGTTTAAGGAACCCATTCACCACATAAAGAAGCTGGCTTGCAGCATTTCAGATCTAGTTCACTATTGTCTGCTCTTGACTGACAATGTCTCTGCAGGGTCTCCGCCAATGGCCTTTACAATTACATTGGTACATGAACCTTTTTTTAAGCTAGATTTGCCATGGGTTACACTTgacatctgcatgcaaagtgcatCTTTTCTGACTGAGCAACAGAATGCTTATCGTGAGGGTTGCTAACTTGATTTCAAAAACACTAGCCGCCTGGGTAGGCTCAAGGTAATACCTGGTATTTAGCACAGTGGAAAAGAGCTAAATTGGATTTTTGAGTTGTCATATTTGAagaggtaaaaatctggacacaaaaagttgtAGAGCGTTTTTAGGGCAGTTGCCCAATAGCCCCGCTGCCCGAGTCTGAACCAGAGCTGCCCATACACACAAAAccaaaatccaggacatttgtttaaaaaatgtaaaatttccCCCAGGTAGGAATGTAGGACCCCCAAAGGAGGACTTGTCAATAAattcctggacgtatggcaaccctatgataCCAGTTACTTGAACACAGGTTTACTATTTGGAACAGAAAAACTGTTCCCCACTTAAGTCTCtactggaggggtggggggaaatctgaATTTAGAAGGTATGCACCAAGTCTCTTCTGCATTTATAAGCCATCCAGATAACACACATTTTGAGAATTGCCCAGGTTATTAGAAGGATGCCTCCTTACCTTTCTGACCAGCTTCTGTAACCTGGTCCAGTACTTTCTGCACGCCCTGACCTGCTGAATCAACtgcaagtaaaaaataataaatcacagAAATAGGAAATTTGCAATTCTCTGAATTGTACCAAGCACATGAATGGTGTATCCTATATATTAATACCAAACTCATTGTTGGTTCTTACATAGCCAAAAAGCATTACCCCAGCACACAATGTGAG
The sequence above is drawn from the Lacerta agilis isolate rLacAgi1 chromosome 5, rLacAgi1.pri, whole genome shotgun sequence genome and encodes:
- the ADIRF gene encoding adipogenesis regulatory factor → MFKLILEEEAKKLTGTAPQDAVDSAGQGVQKVLDQVTEAGQKVVDDTCKAAQDTGEKAAQSLTSQATAWGTAFGQSEDQKNVST